Proteins encoded within one genomic window of Gigantopelta aegis isolate Gae_Host chromosome 2, Gae_host_genome, whole genome shotgun sequence:
- the LOC121379152 gene encoding growth hormone secretagogue receptor type 1-like, which yields MATDSYTNIMEYKISEVLWKYMSPCLMVVGLVGNILVFVVLSKSSMRQTTTSLYLRFMSVFDGLVLYTGLMRNWIIHLIDYDVREYSPAVCKIHMWASYWTTYCSGWLLVSVTLERCFSVWFPHKVKMVCTKRKSYLIIIIIILVMMTLSGHYLYGRGDYVETIDNDTIIFPCDNIYDDYDEFEIFLWPWVDFCIYGLFPSTILTICNISIIYKVVSSSRHILHNDSSGGTSIQNRSVSSRRNQASSLTAMLLITSFTYVVCTTPFCIYMIYINTLDFDKYDRPQEWADTELVWLVVNMLQYSNNCINFILYCISGKRFRDQLCALCSRRARRHPEIYSLRISSAGNNTRSSNADSSF from the coding sequence ATGGCAACTGACAGTTATACCAACATAATGGAATATAAAATTTCAGAGGTTTTGTGGAAATACATGTCGCCATGTTTGATGGTAGTTGGTCTGGTGGGTAACATCTTAGTGTTTGTCGTCTTGTCCAAGTCATCAATGAGACAAACAACAACTTCTTTGTATCTGAGATTCATGTCTGTGTTTGACGGTCTCGTTCTGTATACGGGACTGATGCGAAATTGGATCATTCATCTGATTGACTATGACGTTCGGGAATATAGCCCTGCTGTTTGTAAGATTCACATGTGGGCATCCTACTGGACAACTTACTGTTCTGGGTGGCTCCTGGTGTCGGTAACTTTGGAAAGATGTTTCTCCGTGTGGTTTCCTCACAAGGTAAAGATGGTGTGTACCAAACGAAAGAGTTAtcttatcattatcatcatcattttggTTATGATGACGTTGAGCGGTCACTACCTTTACGGACGCGGGGATTATGTTGAGACGATAGACAATGACACAATCATCTTTCCATGTGACAATATCTATGACGATTATGATGAATTTGAAATCTTCCTTTGGCCATGGGTGGATTTTTGTATATATGGCCTTTTCCCGTCGACCATTCTTACAATATGTAATATTTCTATCATATACAAAGTTGTCTCCAGCAGCCGTCATATTCTTCACAACGATTCCTCCGGTGGAACTAGCATCCAGAACAGATCTGTGTCATCAAGAAGAAATCAGGCATCATCTCTAACCGCCATGTTGCTCATCACCAGTTTTACCTATGTCGTCTGCACGACGCCATTTTGTatctatatgatatatataaatacgCTTGACTTTGATAAATATGACAGACCTCAAGAATGGGCAGATACGGAACTTGTGTGGTTGGTGGTAAACATGTTGCAGTACTCAAACAActgtatcaattttattttatattgtattagtgGAAAACGATTTCGTGACCAACTATGTGCTTTGTGTTCTCGCCGGGCACGACGTCATCCTGAGATCTACAGCTTACGCATTAGCAGCGCAGGCAACAACACAAGAAGCAGCAATGCTGATTCTTCGTTTTAA